ACCAGCGCCGCGTGGACCAGCGCGGGCCGCGCGAAGTAGATCTTGGCCAGCTTCTCGCTGGCGTACATCTCGGCTGCCAGCTCACGTTCGACGGAACGCGCGTAGTCGCGTTCGGCGGCCTCGGTGTCGGACCGCGTGGCCGAGTCCGCGATCGCGACCGCGGACCGCCCCGCCAGTTCCCCGGAGCGCATCGCGAAGGAAATGCCCTCGCGCAGCCAGGGATCGGCCAACCCCGCCGCATCACCAGCCACGATCGCGCGGTTGTGGGCAAACGGCGAGTCGGCGTACCGGCAGCGGGTCAGATGTCCGGTGTCGTGGAGCGGCTCGATCCCGGAGAACCCCTGACGCTCGACGAAATCGCGCATGTACTCGCGCGTCTCGTCCGGACGGCCGCGGCTGCCCACCACTCCCACGGTGCTGATGTCCCCTTTCGGGAACACCCAGCCGAACGCTCCGGGAAAGGGCCCCCACTCCAGCAGCGCGCGCCCCTCCCAACGACGCGACATGTGACTGTCGACCGGCACCTCGATCTCCAGGGCCAGGTCCACCTGGCGGCACCGCACGCCCACGAACCGCGCGACGCGACTCGCGCTGCCGTCCGCGCCCACGACGGTGCGCGCGTGCAGGACCTCACCGTTGCCGACCCGCAGCGACACCCGGTCCGCACCGCCCTCGACCCCTTTCACGAGGCACTTGTCGCGCACCTGAGCACCGGCCTGCGCGGCTCGCTCGACCAGCGCCGCGTCGAACTCGCTGCGAAACACCATCTTCGCCAACGGCGGCCGGGAGGGCAGCG
This genomic stretch from Actinopolyspora halophila DSM 43834 harbors:
- a CDS encoding geranylgeranyl reductase family protein, encoding MSRTTHSTVWDVAVVGAGPAGATAARIAAENGCSVLLLEREAIPRYKTCGGGLVGASLAALPEGADVRICDELSHVTLSMHGRRERTLPSRPPLAKMVFRSEFDAALVERAAQAGAQVRDKCLVKGVEGGADRVSLRVGNGEVLHARTVVGADGSASRVARFVGVRCRQVDLALEIEVPVDSHMSRRWEGRALLEWGPFPGAFGWVFPKGDISTVGVVGSRGRPDETREYMRDFVERQGFSGIEPLHDTGHLTRCRYADSPFAHNRAIVAGDAAGLADPWLREGISFAMRSGELAGRSAVAIADSATRSDTEAAERDYARSVERELAAEMYASEKLAKIYFARPALVHAALVGVPLVWRRVDDYLTGRKTIPEIVNYPGVRPALSALAALS